The genomic region GGCTGATATTGACACCTCATGACGGTTGCTGGAATCACAATGTGAGTCAGGACAGCCTTCACGTTTAGGAGTTACACCAAGACTGCACACACTAACAGGTCGGAGTTGTGATGTTGGCAAGCCACAGATGAATGTAATGTCACGGAATAGCTGACACCTGCAAGGAAGAAGCTGTCATAACTTTTGAGGCTGTCAAGCTGTACCCACCTTCCATAACAAGAGTGGCTGTCAGCATAGTGAAAATGCTATCCTGTGAGAAAGAATTAAAGATAACATACATCATTGTGGAAAAGTACGCACGTGTGAGCTCTCCTGAAACAGAACCACACCACTGGCACCAATGCACTTCAATGAGATTTACTTTGCCCTAGTGACGAAGGGGAAGGGAGTATAATGTCACAGGGTTTATTTTTGTAGACTTGTAAATTGGAAAACAAGTCAAGCCAGTAGTCTGGAACGGCAGGACCTTGCAGACCTTGGCAAGCAGCCTGCGGAAATGGTGTGAGCATGCTCTTATGTGGTGCTGCTGGAATCTTCCTCACCCAGAACAATCAGGTTTTCTCTGGTTGTTCTGATTGTTCAACTGTGATAAAAGACAGCCTTTATCCACAGCGCACATTTGAACCATTGGGGACAGTTGCTGGAAATTTTGTAGAGGCTagatatgtattttctttcctgagagCTCTTGTGATAATTCCAGAGCACTGCAGAAGAATGCGATGTTAACACACACAGCTTGAGTAAATCAGCTTGTCAGaaactcaatttaaaaataaacacataaaaaagaaaaagccaaactgGAATAGGTATGTGTTAAAAGCCCTTTTTGTGACGGGTGAATCTATAGCATAATTCATATTTCCTTGTAGCTGAGGGATTGCAGGGGACAGATTCCCGCCTGTCATTAAATTTAATCCTTGCATGACACGCTTTGTTAACTGGAATACCCGTGTTACCAGTCTGGGACCGATTTGGTGCTACAGTGTGCGTGTGTACGCTTGCCACAAATGGAAGGTGGAGAATCCTAGGATGAGGTGAGGAGACTCATTCCCTGTTGCTCCAAGTTTCTTCCTTCATTAATTCATTGGTTTTGTGCCTCATTTGGAATCTATTTGCTAATTTTAAAGGCCATAGCAGCTCCATGTTTGTGCCTTGAGGGGCCGCATGCTTCAGCTAGGGTGCTTCCATAGGAAGTTTATTTGGCGCTGCTGGACTGCAGCGTGCTCTCTTCGTAAGGAGGCACTGGATCTGGAGAGAGCTCAATATGAACCTCATCCATGGAAGTCTTCATGGTGGCCTCCTCGTAGGATGGAGGCAAACACAAAGTGAGGAATGTGGCATCAGGGAGCAGAGTGGAGTAGTGGAAACCCTGTTCATTGTTCCAGGGCAGCACGGAAAGGAAATTGGACACATCGTGCTCAGGCAGGGCCTCGGGGAGGTCGATGCTGAAGATCTGCCCCTGCGGAGTGGGGCGCTGGCAACGGCGGTacaggaagagcagcaggaatGCCAGGAAGAGCATCATGGTGGCAGGCAGTATGATGCACAGAAATGGTTCTATGTCGTCTTTGGTTGAACTTGTCTGTGGTCTGCCCTATAATTAAAGCAAATAGGTAATGTGTTGGATTCCTGGAGACATCTTAACTGGAGAGAAAGCACACATTCTCCACCTCCCCCTGCTATCATCTAGCCATTGCTTTGCCAGGTTACTTTTTGTCTGCATTAGTGGCACTCAAGCCGTACGTGTTGCAGGCTCGTGAATTGCTTTGACAACTAGAGACAAAAGAAGTGGAGAAGTTGCAAAGAGTGGAGGGTTTCTAGGAAACCCTGTCTCcatggggagaaaaaaccaacaacctgGAACTGTATGTATTTTGGTATGAGATTTTATTACTCTTGGATTATGCTGGGACCAGTCCTCTTTGCAAGAGATTGGCTAAGCTTTAAAAACCTGGGAGAACACTGAattgcaggaggagcagggctggtgaTCTACCATCTAGTGTTGTTTCTTTCTATTTGGAAAAATCTACTCTTTActttaaagaacaaatattaCAACAACAATCCCTTTCACCAGGACCCACTGCCTACAATACCTGTTCTTGGGGCTGTTATAACCTTACAGGCCAGCCCAAATAAAACATGCTGTGTCAGGACAGCCCGGACTGGGGCTCTTTCTTGAGCTTGTTCTGTCCAAGAATCATTTTCCATGTTAAAAATTGTGGAAAAAGAACTGCTTCTGTAAGAGTAACGGCAGCTATGACTAGTCAGTCAGCTTAATCTCCTGCAAAATATTGCACAAAAACCTCTGTCCTGCAGCTTTTGAATTGTGCTGTAGTGTTAACAGGCATTATAAcctattgtttttaaataatatttgtggttttttgttgtattagcttcacttttaaaatttaatgtaGCTTATTTCCAGTCTGACCATATCTAGCTCTAGCTTCTAATAAGTGGATCTCATTCAGAGTTTAGTCCAGAGAGGGGggaaaacccaaaccctaaaaTGCCATTTATTATCAACTCATTCCTTTTGTAAGTACTCAAAGACTGTAATCCGATggctttttcacatttttgtgGTGAGACTAAACAGATCAATGGATCagatttcctttatttttaacagaggcAGTTTTTCAAGGTAGAAGTCAAGTGATTCTTTCTTCAAAGCATTTGGAGGCAGGGATGCTAACAGGCTGTTTGCAGTAATGGCTTTGTGAAAAGAGCCAGTAACTCCAGTGCCACCTTCCTAGTCTAAATAACGTTCTCTGCTTACTCTTCCAAAGATCATGGTAATTCTTTTAGCTACAAAATCACAGTGTAACCTATGGTCAACTAATTATCTACCAGGCATTTTTTTACCTCTCTGATTCTTTGTCATGTTATGAAATTCTTAGTATGTAGTCATGCCTAAGATAAAGAAGTAAATAGGTTTTGACTCCTAACAAATAATGTAGGGgagacttctgcttttttcctgaggTAATGTGAGTCTGAGGCCAAAGCCattaaagtaatttcaaaatacattgaAACTCTTGTGGATTAGCTATTAAGCTTTTTTTACCCACCCCCCTCCAAGCTATCTTTTACCACAAAAATGCATACTCAAGAACTAGATCATATTTACTGATCATTTCTTATTAAAGAGTTTCTGGCAGTACAAGCTGTTGTCTTACCTGACCACTAAATGAGCTACAGGAAACAGCAGAGTTGGGAGAAACTGTTCAGCTCTTATTCTAATGCAGATGTTAtatcatctttaaaaaatgagggGATTTTCTTAAAAGTGTTTGTTCATGCTTTATTATTTTGTCTTATGATGTAAATAAAGCACTTTattagaaaatgagaaaaagcatTCAGTATTATGTTTGTGCACTATGTATATTGAGACCCACATATACTGCCATGTTACTGATActtttattataaatatttagaaGAGCTGAACTTATATTGGACAGCATTATTCATGACCAGTGAGATCCAAGTGTAACTTTTGGTTTAATTTGTAGGGAGTGGGCTTTCAGCTGGGTTGACGTGGTGTTCTTTGGTTCTGTGCGTTGTGCTGTGGTTGTTTGTAGGGACAGAAGGTGAGATTGCCAGTGTTTCCTACATGGGACTTGTAAAAGGTATATAAACCCCTGAGTCTCTTACCTTTGAACTCAATGCAACTTCCCTACAAATTTCACTGAAAGGAAGTTCGTGTTTTAAATAGCGGCCAAGGACGCCATATCCTTCATGTGCTGGTGGAACCATGGACTAGTGTTATGGCTGCCTGACACATCCTATTATAAGATGTGGCCTCACACAAAGACTGCATTTCTGAGAATCCACAGAGCAGTGAGGAGACAGAGGAGGGAGTGGTGGGTTGGATGTGGGCTTGGAGTGAAGAGCTGTGGACTCATCGGGGAGGGCAGAGCGGAGAAGGGTGCTGACCAGAACTGTGCACCAGTGTGGATGGAGAGCCTTGGCTTGTGAGGGGGATGCACGAGATGCaaagctgtggggaggaaagcCAAAAGGGAACCTAGAATGAAGGCTGTTGGATTAGATAAGGCTGAGAAGAATTCTTAGGAAAAAATCTTGGGGCTCCTCTCTCACTCATCGGTCCTGTGCTTTTGCAGAAGATGCAAAAAGAAAGGGCTAATGACAAActgggaggcaggggaaggaagggtTAAGCTAAAGGGAAGGCATTAAAAAATGGTCTTGGATCTTGGGGGAATACTTTGCTCCAAAGCCTCAACTGGAACTCAGCAGTCTTGGGTCTTGCAAAGAAATATCTGTCAACAGAAATACGTAAAATGTATTAATGTTGGAGGGTCCAATTTGCATCTAGTGGTAAGAaagtggaagaagagaaacTGTAGTACGAGCTAGCTTAGACAGCCACAGTCTGTGAAATATGTATAAGGGGACAACCTAGATTCATTTGGGTGTCAGCATGGTTACTGGGCTGAAAACTCTTTTTTCAAAAGCCCTCCAAGAGTAACCTATTGGTTCTAAAGTTTCATATTCAAGCTCTCAAGACTGAATAAATTCCAGTGTTTTGGAAATCGGTGAATCCTTAGTTTTATCCACAATgcacataatttttaattatgtttttgtGTACAAAGTGCCCACTCGGGTTGTGCTACATTGCTTAAGGATGAAAACTGCCATACCTCAGGGTAATGTGTTGCAGAATTTGTAGAATATGTAGTGACTGAGTCAGGAggctgggggaagagagaggatgTCTGCTAGTTACGGATAATGACTGTTCTTCTGGGGAGCTATATTCCTGTCTCTGTTACTGAATGCTGCAGGTGGGGCAAGACAGTTCAGCTGAGGTGTTTGTTGTGGGTTATTCATTGGTTATACCTCACTTTGGGTGCCCGGGTTGAGATCCCTGGGTCTGGTCTGCAGAAATTCTGCATCTGCATTGCTGTCTCTGAAGGTGAAAGAGCGACGTCCTGAGCCTGCAAGTACTTTATTAGAGTAAGGGATACGGGCAAAAATGACATAGGTAATTGTGAAAATCTTCATATCCTCTTGTACCctctgaagtggtcaggcagttggactagattgttgtaggtcccttccaactgaactattctattctattctattctattctattctattctattctattctattctattctattctattctattctattctattctattctattctattctattctattcttcTACTCAAGGTAACTACACAAGTGCCCGGTAACTATCTATTTAGTAATGTATTTAAACAAGACGTAAGAAATCTGTTGTTCGAAGACGGTGCAGTAAATAAGACCCTGGGCTGTATGCTGAGAAAGGTGGGGAGAGTAGCACACTGACTGGCTAGCAATGAAGTGAATACCATGTCCTGTGCAGTTGTGAAAGAACAGTGTGTCTTACTACAGTCTGCAAAATAGTAGCATGTGAAGCAGGTAGGATTAATAACAGCTACTTAGTGTATTATTTGAATTGAAATTGTGTGTAACAAGTTAATATCACAGATGCCCAGAACCTGAAGCAAAAATCATAAGGAGTTACGTGTCCATTTTGATACTGCCTCCTGCCAAACATTTTACATGGACTGATTTTACATTGAGTGTTGTTCAAAAAACTGATTGTAGGTATATCCAGATATATATCAGATGTATTGTGAGACAATTGAGCAGTATTAGTCTGTTTTTCTGTCGTGGTTTTGTGGGACAAGTGGTTAAGGGGCTACTGAAGAATGTTGCAAAGGTCTTGACATAATGACTTGGAAAATCCtatagtaatgaaaaaaaattctattaaaaatagaaatatttttaataaaattaaacaagggtcacttagaaaaaaattaataattgctCTGAAGTTCTCAACTAAAACTGAAGTTCTAAACTGAACTAAAACTGAAGCTTTAAAACTAGAAAAGGAACCAGTGTGTATCAGGTATCAGAAATAGCTGCcagaactggaaaataaaatgatttagaaattaaactgaatCTTCAGTAACTGAAATGAAAGTCTAAGTAAATAAACCAACTGTAGAACATATATAAAGTAAAATCCTCTACTGATTAAAATCTGGAAGTTTCCAAACCGAGCATATGAGGTGACTGAGGgaattatttgtgttttatagTGTTCTCTTCACTGGTCTGGTGTCAGTGCCGCTGCTTCACTGGAGGTCAGCGTGCTCTGCCCGTGTCATCACAAGCAGCTATTGTCAGGTTTCTAACTGACAAAAATAAGGCTTTGACTTCCAGCATGAAATAAGCTATAGGCACATAAATACAGGGAAAATATCCTTTAtaaagagaaaggcagaaaggggcatgggggggaagagggatTATGTTTCTAGGTGGTCTTCTGTTTTCCCAGAACTGATTTTTAGTAGGGTGGTTTAGCCATTGTAGGCTCATATTCATCCTCTTCTTTTCATTTACATCTTCGTAGGGACTGAAGCAGAGGGTCAGTTTTCCAAGACCCTGAGAACAAACTAGAAGTAGTAAAGCCTTTCACTAATTATCTGTCTgcctacatatttttttttgacattCTGAGCATGTACAGTTGCCAGCTTCCAGATTATGTGACCCATATCAGTTTAGATGAGTTTTT from Phalacrocorax carbo chromosome 3, bPhaCar2.1, whole genome shotgun sequence harbors:
- the SMIM28 gene encoding small integral membrane protein 28 — translated: MKTEDQVNKSMRWLLGSSWRKFGHADRGNYDWLNSEPGGPLLETELQGRPQTSSTKDDIEPFLCIILPATMMLFLAFLLLFLYRRCQRPTPQGQIFSIDLPEALPEHDVSNFLSVLPWNNEQGFHYSTLLPDATFLTLCLPPSYEEATMKTSMDEVHIELSPDPVPPYEESTLQSSSAK